A single region of the Methylocystis echinoides genome encodes:
- a CDS encoding DUF934 domain-containing protein produces the protein MALVSDGRFVEDGWRRLADEETLPKSGKAIVSLARLEHALANLPAGVSLGVNLPNTTEPASLAAALPRLELIEIAFPAFADGRGFSLARLIRRAGFKGELRASGRLLADQYAHALGCGFDTVEIPDDIAGRQDEAQWRAARAAHARTYQRGYVAPGSILDARRKAAAK, from the coding sequence ATGGCGCTGGTATCTGACGGCCGGTTCGTCGAAGACGGCTGGCGCCGTCTCGCCGACGAGGAAACGCTGCCGAAAAGCGGCAAGGCGATCGTGTCGCTGGCGCGGCTGGAGCATGCGCTCGCCAATCTTCCGGCGGGCGTCAGCCTCGGGGTCAATCTCCCCAACACGACCGAGCCGGCTTCGCTCGCGGCGGCGCTGCCGCGTCTCGAACTCATCGAGATCGCTTTCCCCGCCTTCGCCGACGGGCGCGGCTTTTCACTGGCGCGGCTCATTCGCCGTGCGGGCTTCAAGGGCGAATTGCGCGCGAGCGGACGGCTGCTCGCGGATCAATACGCCCATGCGCTGGGCTGCGGTTTCGACACGGTCGAGATCCCGGACGACATCGCCGGTCGTCAGGATGAGGCGCAATGGCGCGCCGCGCGCGCGGCCCATGCGCGCACCTATCAGCGCGGTTATGTCGCGCCGGGCTCCATTCTCGACGCGCGCCGAAAGGCGGCGGCGAAATGA
- a CDS encoding phosphoadenylyl-sulfate reductase produces MSASIPKILAPRLLPLDLDHRLKLVREFIPGRIVFTTSFGIEDQFVTHSIFTQGLDIDVVTIDTGRLFPETYELWEETEARYARRIRAAYPQAKPLEELVEEQGVNGFYKSVEARKACCHVRKVEPLGRLLHGVSGWITGLRADQSTARADVPMIAFDANYRTIKINPVLDYSREAIVAATEEFSIPVNKLHAKGFLSIGCAPCTRAIEPGEDERAGRWWWEQDDKKECGLHVGEDGVLRRGPAPKEPEAFQ; encoded by the coding sequence ATGAGCGCCTCCATCCCAAAGATTCTCGCGCCACGGCTGCTGCCGCTCGATCTCGATCACCGGCTTAAATTGGTGCGTGAGTTCATCCCCGGCCGCATCGTCTTCACGACGAGCTTCGGCATCGAGGATCAGTTCGTGACGCATTCGATTTTCACGCAGGGCCTCGACATCGACGTGGTGACGATCGACACCGGCCGCCTCTTTCCCGAGACCTATGAGCTTTGGGAAGAGACCGAGGCGCGCTACGCCCGCCGCATCCGCGCCGCCTATCCGCAGGCGAAGCCGCTGGAGGAACTCGTCGAGGAACAGGGCGTCAACGGCTTTTACAAATCCGTCGAGGCGCGCAAGGCCTGCTGCCATGTGCGCAAGGTGGAGCCGCTCGGACGCCTCCTGCACGGCGTCTCCGGCTGGATCACCGGCCTGCGCGCCGATCAGTCGACGGCCCGCGCCGATGTCCCGATGATCGCCTTCGACGCGAACTACCGGACGATCAAGATCAATCCTGTCCTCGACTACTCCCGAGAAGCCATCGTCGCGGCGACGGAAGAATTCTCCATCCCCGTGAACAAGCTTCATGCGAAGGGTTTTCTCTCCATCGGCTGCGCGCCCTGCACGCGCGCGATCGAGCCCGGCGAGGACGAACGCGCCGGCCGCTGGTGGTGGGAACAGGACGACAAGAAGGAATGCGGGCTGCATGTGGGCGAGGACGGCGTGCTGCGCCGCGGCCCCGCCCCCAAGGAGCCGGAGGCTTTTCAATGA